The genomic region cagcagaaacattgttagaatacatcgatagaatgtaacccctacgaaataaaaaaaaaaaaaaaaaatgccccattacaatagtaagatttaagagtccgcataaatcggtatctacgaacagtatcagtcagtggataaaaatataatacttctatatttttttttcgcttattccgtcaggcatgcagctacctccgcagctcacagtaaaggtatcaatattgatatacctaatacgaaatacagcggccttagcgtgggcaactctatgctgtgtgccagagtttatcgtagaggtattcaatgtgatcaatctaatcagattgctctatcactcctattatttattattatttattattcataaatcaatctggaacactgagcagctgattaaaatttattttaagtaaaataaatttgaatcagcagctttaaaagtattttatttttacttataatacagtgattataaaaatcactaagtatctacttaaatacggatgaagtaaccgtaattatgataatatcttttatttatttttggctttattttgcttgtcaaaattgataatataaatacaatattattaaacctagaagtgttttaatatttcactatctttcaaaatctacaatgtatacctaatctcaaaggacgaagcaatgaggtataattgatgattaaacgaacttacctgaaagttctatcccaattatacgagttgcttcgtccgaagagattaggtccctcccagccctaggacccctgataagtgaaatattaatgttccaggcaggctttcaactaaatgagatgggaacgctccagtggtaccaacaaaaaatacaaaaaatagaagtgcagattttctgctttcaaacaagtggtagaaaggcaatactttgacgtattactacaatgtatacctaatctcttcggacgaagcaactcgtataattgggatagaacttcacttcaggtaagttcgtttaatcatcaataataccctatttaacagggctctctccgtcacttactccatacaatcgtagttccaattgacatattctagaaactaatatttgtgcctgtggtgttttagatttttctaaaaatatgtagtttcaaaattgcaggagctcaaagatttgtatgtgaatttttaagaccgcgtaactttgaaaccgaatattttaaacagaaatctggaaaaccacaggcatagatattagtttcaaggatatgtctgcaaaatttcatggactttggttgcttaatattcaaatgaaattggaactacgtttgtatggagcgagtgacgagaGACCTCTCTAGGGACGGCTTGACACCTCCCTCAAACTTCACtcacaatattatgtatatgaaaaacatataaaatataaaaaaaattacaaaacgtTAACATttaacaaagtaggtacatcctgaaaaagtttttttttaagttgaaaCGATTTTGATCCATGGGTTTGTATTATGTTTTATACTATTTTGGATAACGCTTATAAAGTTGGCCAAAACTGCAACGACGAAAAACAGTTGTAAGTATTAAGACTAATTGATTTTCATTGTGACTCTCAAGGACCAAGGTCTCCGTTAAAAACCATGAATCCTTTCCGTAACAAAAATGAGCTCATTAAAGTAAATCATGGGTTTTACCTACGTTTGTTACAATCACCAACCAACAGTGTTTTTTTCGGGCCCTCGATTCTCTACTAATAACATTAATTAATGTTAATTCCTCTTTAGGTACATGGTGTAAGAACTTATAAGCTAACGGTACGGTCTTTAAGATATATATTCTAGCTTACATTCGTACTTCAAGTATGAATGCATACGAGAACATTGAAATAAATGACGATATGAATATGGTAATTATAATAAGCATGAAGGAGAAAATGATTAATAGCGCTTCTATGATAATGGCCTTTGAAACTATCAGACATTCAAGAACAAAACGTTTACTCCACTCGTATCTAAAATTTGAAtgcttatacctacataatgcaACTCAAACTAATATtttctactagccgatgcccgcgacttcgcccgcgtggatttaggtttctcgaaatcccgtgggaactctttgattttccgggataaaaagtagcctatgtgctaatcccggatattatctatctccattccaaatttcagccaaatccgtcgagtagtttttgcgtgaaggagtaacaaacatacacacaaactttcgcctttataatattagtgtgaagtgtgatagtgtgactaaCACTAAAAGTTGTTGTATAAAAAAATCGACTTTATTTGAAGCTGAATAATTGTTTCTATAATACGAGTATTTTCCTTTTGCCTGTTGCATCCAAAAAGTAAAGCAAGTaggtatgaatatttatttaactttatttagcTCCGAGATAGTTTCttataagaaataatttaaacattttaaatatcaCTGGATGCGGAAATACCAACATCTTATCTCTCCACTTTCCAGTTTTTTTGAGTTTCATTTCTTTGAAAcctcgtacctacttatttcagtGTGGTCATTTTCAACTTAtagtggatgcgacgggtctgcccgcgaaattcaaatttaatttggtttttcgcaattaaaaaaaccaattaaatttgaatttcgcgggaaGACCcatctcatgcaccttaacgaCTTTTTGACTACGCGGATGAATTattaatgtttgtctgtctgcctgcgcgttaatattttgttattttattgttgttgcTTGCGTGAAGTTTTCCAACCATTAATATACATTATGTGGCGCGTTCGAACGCATCTTCATCTTCGGtctttgaaaaagaaaaactcgGCAGGTAAAAAGAGAAACCTCACTAATCCAAAAAATGTACACACAAAAGCCAAACAAACATCTGTACTCTGTAGGTCAGTTTGTTATATTGGATTCTTTATCGCTGCTTTACATatatttccttttatttatatcacaaagtgtttaaaaaacttataaaatgtgataaaaaaccggccaagtgcgagtcagactcgagcactgagggttccgtactcgggttttttttcaactttttgcacgataagcataaaaataaataaaaatctgttttagaatgtatagataaagccctttcatattatgataccccacttggtatagttatcttactttgaaaattaaaacatattccatttgaccacaaattcgcggttttcaggtttatttctgtacttgtgctataagacctacctacctaccaaatttcatgattctaggtcaacaggaagtaccctataggtttcttgacagacagacaacaaagtgatcctatacgggttccgtttttccttttgaggtatggaaccctaaaaatgacgtTGATATAACATTTCGTCAAAATGCGTTACCAaggctctccgtcactcgctccttACAAACGTATTTTGATTCTCATTTCAAtgttaaccaatcaaactcgatgtaattttgtagacacgttctagaacttagtacctatgtctgtggttttccagatatcCGTTCACGTTcccgggctcaaagattttcgtatttttaaagaaatatatatagAATAGCTTTTTCTACTCAATggacataaatattaaaagtaatagtaaaagtaaaatattctttattgtacaccaacaagacatagtaatatataaataacattattattactaattattatactatttattcATTTGTAGAACGTATCTATAAAACTTAAtagagtttgattggttagtattcaaataagacCCATACTACGTTTGCTAGGAGCGCACTActaataaactcctcttaacgTAAGAGATAAGATGACCTGTGATCTTAAATAGTCATTATATGCCCCAATTTCATGCATTAATATCAAATTATGTATTTGAAATTCGTTTACCAAAATGTGCACAGTGTTAAATGTTCCAATATTACTAATTGTATTAACTAGTTTACACGTGAGAAGCCAAGGTTAGTGTTACTTTTTgactagatttttttaaaacgctacTCTAGGTTTTCTTAGCATTACTttctaaaagtacctacctatatttaaaatttaaacacacACTTTCTATTCTTCTATATTTGTTTCCTTTTCTTCTCACTAGTAAGACAAAAAATATCATAGCGATCGATTTTTACAAACACACGTTTAtgctaggtatttttttaattcactgcaatatcacctggtggttagtgatgatgatgcttggcggcacggcttcgcCAGTAGGGTGgtcactagccacggccgtagcctcccaccagacaacaAACATACATTCTCAACACGGCATATTAATTTGTACACTCATTTCGTTTAAAATCCGTCCTAAAAGTAAAACAGCCACTCTATGTATACTCGGAATCATAACATTGTGTCCGTCTATCCACCCCAGATGGTGGTCAAATttaacaaatcggacaaacaaaaggttaatctatactaataaataaaattggagtgtctgtctgtaatttcgaaataactaccgcatattaaggtcatatggttatttgaacgatactataactgaatcacacgtttttaaaatttttgtctgtctgtctgtctgtctgtctgtctgtctgtctgtctgtttgaaaaggctaatcttaggaacggctgaaccgattttaacgggattttcagagacaagtagagagttgaccagggagtaacataggctacttttttaaccgactttcaaaaaggaagttgtgtttttctaccggtttatgtacaccgaaatctccgagatttctgaaccgatttgcgtcatttcttttttaattgatagaggaactttgcgacattgtttcctaaaaaatttggagttcaACTCCtcgatcctgatgctgcagaggatctgaacaatccacacgggcgaagctgcgggcatcagctagtattcaaataagaatcaaACTTTGTTCGTATAGAGAGCACTCAGAAAACACTCTCTGCTTAGACGCCTTTTAGATAAAATGAGTTTGTTCCAACAACTCATCAGATTGCTATAATATTTTTGCAGATGAAGATTATTCATTCTTTGAAACAACGACGTCAGGAAAACTCGCTGAAGGGGAACAAAAGTTGAGCGAATCTATTCGTAAAGCCCTAGATCATTTCAAACAACCCAACCCTGAAGGGTGGCCAGGATTAGATGTTCCAGATCCATATTTATTGCCAGATACTACACAATCTGTTGGATTTGGTGCGAGCCTGACTTTTACGGAAACTGTACTTCATGGTATAAGTAAATTTCGCGTCCTGTATGTAAAAACTGAAATTGAAGATATGGAGGTATGGAAATACAATGAATAGTGAATTTGAAATCGCATAGCTACACCTAACAGAGCTATTTTACAGAAAACTGCACACAATATTGTCTCTATAATCATAATTTCCTAGGACCACGATTTAACAGTACTACCTACATACAAAAGTTAAAATGGTTTTCTTTTCCAGTGTCGGGCAGCACTTGTAATGGATAAACTACATATTCGTGGTAAATACATTCACAGAACGTGGTTTACTTCCACCATAGGGTCGCTAACATCTAATATTACTGATATTAAAGCCACGGCAATAGCCACGCTAGGCGTTGAACGAAACGGAAAATTAAGGGCACAAGACATATTACTTGATATCACGTTCCAAAATATTGCTATGAATATTGAAAATGCAGGGATCTTAGCCACATTACTGTCGGGGATCGTCAATTCTATGGGATCCTACCTATTTGAATCCATCAAACCTGTCCTCCTTCGGGATGCACATCAGAATATAAGAGAAgagattaataaaaaattggaCGAAGTCGTTGGAGACATAGAATTCCCTAATACAATATCTCCGATAGACATGATCATAGTAGATGTTAGGAAAAAATTAAGAGAAATGAAAATGGACCCGTTTAAAGTTAATgactataataatactagcgGTGTTTTTGAAGTAAGACTTTATAACACATGGTTGACTggtttgtcttctttataccgAATCGGAAATATAAGCCTTTATCTAGAGAATAACACTTTGGTAGCAGACTTTTGTATTGGAATACAAGAACTTGGGGGATCTACTTTTTGGGAAGTAAAAGGCATTGGTGGTTATATATTTGGAGCAGGTAGTAGTTCCTTTTCCGTACAATATATACAAGGGCGGTTTATACTTGTACAGCCGTTGGATACAAGAAGAAGAATGGAACTAAGGGATTTGGAACTGGAACTTGGAAACATACAAATTGGTTTTGATGGCGCGGGAACTCtggattattttattgaattgtcAGCAAATATATTGCCGACTCTTTTAAGATATCAAATAATAGACGCTATTATTAATCCCATCAAATGGAAATTACAGAGAGAATTGGATGACATTAGCATAGAAGGTTTGATAGTAACTGAACTGCCTGAACTAGATAAAATGCAAGCAGATGGTTTCCAGCTTGCTGAACTAAGAATGACAAATAATACAACAGACGAAGTGTTTGATAAAGACGAATtctttaacttttaaaagtattctagctacatacctatataataagaattctaaaaaaaactactacctaataaacaaaaataatattttttaagtatattaatttagtaataatttaattttaaaacactaaaaagtcaTATTTAAATCAAACCAtaaaactaggtacctagtctAGAAGACTTAACAATtggaaaattattataatagcaagatataataataaataggcatAGGTACCTAAACCATGTTTTGTTTATGCTTTCGTACTTAATTATCTTTGCTTAGTGGATGAATGATTAACAAATGCATTGTACAGCAAATATTTAATAACGCATAATCAACTAATGCTATATCCTGTGTACCTACGTAGTTGGGTTTTTGTTACTCGTAATTTAATTCGCTAATCGAAGCGTGTCCATTGACAAAATATAACTTTACTACTGTTGTAAACAAgatcattattaattaaaataagtatatatacctatatatgtTAGTAGAAGTATCTACATATTTTACATACAGTAAAACAAATGCAAAGTTGCTCCAGTAGAGATAAAGTTTGACCTATGTGCCCGAAGCGGGATATGATCATTTAGTATACGATTTGGTTGAGTGATTGTTAGTGTAATGTGCTAGTGCTCCAAAATGTGGATTTACACATTGATATTTTTCTCTATGTTTGCCATCGGACAAAGTCAAGGTATGTTgcatatttttatagaaaataagGCTCAATTTATCTTGTGTTGTTACTTAGGTTAGATAGCGAGGTATGTGTTGCGTTGCTCTTTGTgttcattaaaatattgaatAGGCTAGTGTGATATAATTTCAAAGGTTACAAAACAGATCAGATATAATTATGGTAACTCCTAAATactgtaatattataacgaAACATGAATATAGTTAAGTTGTCTTGCAATACTTTCATatcgtgtttaaaaaaatattcgacgCATAAAATTTgctttttgggttccgtacccgaatagagccaattactaagcctccgctgtccgtgcatccatccgtctgtttaaatataacaaatatataataacaaattaaaaacatcaaaactgccaccattaaaaaaaagtacttagtatttcttgtaagatgaaaaccaaaatgaaaaatgagaaaaaaagATGGTACAGAACTTTCTGACTCCATTACGAGTAAGTGATGCAGTCTTGATGGAAGCATGCTAACTTGGAAGTAATATAGATACCTAGGTaccagttttattaaacccatgcctacccttatcggtttctacacgacatcgtacctaAACGCTAAATCCTTTGGTCACGGCAAGTcttccaccagaccaaaccagagtcaatttagaaatcataaattcccaaatttccctaacgggaatcgaacccaggtcCTTCCATTTATAAGTCcatagcgctcaccactgcggcAGGCAGGTCAtctaaaatgtaggtaggtattttaacatACCTAGTCGAAGTAAATCGTCTAAAGTTGGCACACTCAAAAGGCATAAACCTGGAGTTGAATTGATGGTTTGCTTTGATGACTATGAATCAGCAGCGGGGACATAAACCAAACATGCGCATGTATAAATAAGGCTTATTATATgtttagaatttataatttcatttcattttattggcCATCCACgtgctataggtacctactttactttgaatatatgtacatagatataatatctaatattataaatacgaaagtaactgtcttttttttaaagaatattattagACATGTTGTCATGATTAATATTACCCCTTTCCCCTCCGATTAAGCGTAAAACTTTTGCTAGGAATAGGTAAGTACGACAACAGTGCAGCAAACCGCCAATCTTTCAGGATTCAGTCCT from Maniola jurtina chromosome 4, ilManJurt1.1, whole genome shotgun sequence harbors:
- the LOC123864614 gene encoding uncharacterized protein LOC123864614, coding for MCTVLNVPILLIVLTSLHVRSQDEDYSFFETTTSGKLAEGEQKLSESIRKALDHFKQPNPEGWPGLDVPDPYLLPDTTQSVGFGASLTFTETVLHGISKFRVLYVKTEIEDMECRAALVMDKLHIRGKYIHRTWFTSTIGSLTSNITDIKATAIATLGVERNGKLRAQDILLDITFQNIAMNIENAGILATLLSGIVNSMGSYLFESIKPVLLRDAHQNIREEINKKLDEVVGDIEFPNTISPIDMIIVDVRKKLREMKMDPFKVNDYNNTSGVFEVRLYNTWLTGLSSLYRIGNISLYLENNTLVADFCIGIQELGGSTFWEVKGIGGYIFGAGSSSFSVQYIQGRFILVQPLDTRRRMELRDLELELGNIQIGFDGAGTLDYFIELSANILPTLLRYQIIDAIINPIKWKLQRELDDISIEGLIVTELPELDKMQADGFQLAELRMTNNTTDEVFDKDEFFNF